One stretch of Candidatus Woesearchaeota archaeon DNA includes these proteins:
- the amrB gene encoding AmmeMemoRadiSam system protein B — MRQPIANKTHYANGVTLLDKQFDDIFHHKLGPGALPAGKLTKPKEGNVQAIIVPHASYELAGPCAAWSYAALAEEGVASDLYIIIGQAQHSTKTGTTMQTFQMPYGEVRADQNFLRELVAKGNIALNDELHNVESVIEVQLPFLQFINKGHAEKIKIAPLIVGPETNVEELSVDIKETLLEQKKTATYIFITHFTSYGRKFHYVPFTEHIPENIAAVDKKLFNALTAFDKEGFLTAVDETMAPISGFHALRLFFQVLQPEKILLEQNYLSGDLNDDYHTTVSFASVVVKKKE; from the coding sequence AACCCACTACGCAAACGGCGTCACCCTTCTTGATAAACAATTCGACGACATCTTTCACCATAAACTGGGTCCTGGAGCGCTTCCAGCAGGAAAACTTACTAAGCCAAAAGAAGGAAACGTGCAAGCAATTATTGTACCGCACGCATCATATGAATTAGCAGGACCTTGCGCTGCGTGGAGCTATGCAGCACTAGCAGAAGAAGGCGTTGCATCAGACCTCTACATTATTATTGGGCAAGCACAACACAGCACAAAAACAGGAACCACCATGCAAACATTTCAAATGCCTTATGGCGAGGTACGTGCAGACCAGAATTTTCTTCGAGAACTCGTTGCCAAAGGAAACATCGCGCTTAACGACGAACTACATAACGTCGAATCAGTTATAGAAGTACAACTCCCTTTCTTGCAATTCATTAACAAAGGACACGCAGAAAAAATAAAAATAGCGCCGCTTATTGTTGGACCAGAAACCAATGTTGAAGAACTCTCCGTCGATATCAAAGAAACACTTCTTGAGCAAAAAAAAACAGCGACATACATCTTTATCACTCATTTTACTAGTTATGGAAGAAAATTCCACTATGTCCCCTTTACTGAACACATTCCAGAAAACATTGCGGCAGTAGATAAAAAACTATTTAATGCACTCACTGCGTTTGACAAAGAAGGATTTTTAACAGCGGTTGATGAAACCATGGCACCAATTAGTGGTTTTCACGCGCTTCGACTTTTTTTTCAAGTTCTGCAGCCAGAAAAAATATTACTCGAACAAAACTATCTCTCAGGAGACCTTAATGACGATTATCACACCACAGTAAGTTTTGCATCGGTTGTTGTAAAGAAAAAAGAATAA